One genomic window of Rhinolophus ferrumequinum isolate MPI-CBG mRhiFer1 chromosome 23, mRhiFer1_v1.p, whole genome shotgun sequence includes the following:
- the PROCR gene encoding endothelial protein C receptor, giving the protein MLTTLLPLLLLLLLPGGAHGSQEASDGPRNFHMLQISYFPDPHQVFHQGNASLGGLPTHVLKGQGSNITILQLHPLQEPKSWAHTEKSVRVYLQDFYNLVQLVHQERGVAFPLTIRCFLGCELPPEGSRAHVFFEMAVNGSSFMSFQPEKSSWVAEPQAQSRLVTYTLHQLNAYNRTRLELQEFLQNTCVEYVQEHIKTKSKGSQTGRPYTSLVLGVLVGSFLIAGVAVGIFLCTGGRRC; this is encoded by the exons ATGTTGACGACACTGCTGCCATTACTGCTTCTACTGCTCCTGCCGGGCGGGGCCCATGGTAGCCAGGAAGCCTCAGATG GCCCGCGGAACTTTCACATGCTCCAGATCTCCTACTTCCCAGACCCCCACCAAGTATTCCACCAAGGCAACGCGTCGCTGGGGGGGCTTCCGACACACGTGCTGAAAGGTCAGGGCTCCAATATCACGATCCTCCAGCTGCATCCCTTGCAGGAGCCCAAAAGCTGGGCACACACGGAGAAAAGTGTGCGGGTCTACCTGCAGGATTTCTACAACCTAGTGCAACTGGTGCACCAGGAGAGGGGCGTGGCCT TTCCTCTGACCATTCGCTGCTTCTTGGGCTGTGAGCTTCCTCCTGAGGGCTCTAGAGCCCATGTCTTCTTCGAAATGGCTGTGAATGGAAGCTCCTTTATGAGTTTCCAGCCAGAGAAGTCCTCATGGGTGGCAGAGCCCCAGGCCCAGTCCAGACTGGTCACCTACACCCTGCATCAGCTCAACGCCTACAATCGTACTCGGTTGGAACTGCAGGAATTCCTGCAGAACACCTGTGTGGAGTACGTGCAGGAACACATCAAGACAAAGTCGAAAG GGAGCCAAACAGGCCGCCCCTACACTTCGCTGGTCCTGGGTGTCCTGGTGGGCAGTTTCCTCATCGCTGGTGTGGCTGTAGGCATCTTCCTGTGCACAGGTGGACGGCGGTGTTAA